The Methanopyrus kandleri AV19 DNA segment ATACGAGTCGAGCTATCGACATCGGTACGCTCCGGAGCGGCCGGAAGCGACGTCCTTTCCACCACCCCTCCCACCGGTAGACACCCGCCCATACGTCCGCCTCGGGCTGCTTCAGATTACCACGCTCTTCACCCAGTCGAACCATCTCGTGCCGATCGAGCAGCGGATCCGGGTTTTCGGCAGGATTAATAGGGCCGCGGACGGCGACGCGGACGTCCCAATCTTCGGGCGCTTTCAGGAGCTCCTCCGGGTCGGCTGGGAGAACGCCTTCCGGTGTCTCGACGAGCAGACCCAAGAAGCACGAGTCCGATCGGTAGAGTGACAGCTCGGCGTAGTCCGTGAACTCCGCGGCTACCGGTTCCACCTCACCGACCGCTTCGACCAAGTAAAGATCGACACTCGGGGCCCTAGTCCGGACGAATTTCTCCCCGAGCGACGCGCGATCCGCGAACTCGATGATGCTCCTCTCGCGGTGACTCAGTTCCCGAGAATCCGGGGCGTCGAGCACCGGAGCCAGCTCATCGACGCAATCCCACTCATCCCCCCGATATCCCGTGCACTGGAGGAGCGGGGCGCAGGCGAACGTCGCAGCGGCGTGAACGACGTCCTCGGAACCTCGCTGAGCCTCCATCACCGCCCGAACGAGTGCTAACAGGACTCTACCTCTCGTGGCGAACCCCACGTCGCAGTGTTCCGGCTCCGCGAACGGGCGACCACCTCGAACTACGTAAGGTCGAGCTGGGACCACCAGGTCCAACGAGGACATCTGTAGGCGATCGAGTAGATCCCCCGGTGTATTGTAGCGCTCCGCCAACAACTCGCTCACGTCGCCGACTGGATCCTCGCAGCGGGCTCTGTACTCGAGGTACACGGGGTCTCGCCGGAACGTGGCCCGAAAAGCGTGACGTCCGGGTCTGAGGCCTCGCTTTCTCGGACTCTCCCTGAAAACATCTTTTAGCTCGAATCCGGGTTCCATCCGCGATCCTCCCCGGTGATGACTGCGCTACAGACCGAGATTTCGATGAGGAGGGGCCGCTTGGCTGAGTGAAGACCTTAGCGGGCTGATCTACGTTGACCGAGAAAGTGAGGAGGATCGTGCGGATCAAGGCCACGGGCGACGTGGTCCGTGCCCTGTCCAGGGTGGTGGAGGAAGGGTTGGAGCTCAGCATACTCAACGCGTCCGTGTCGCCGGATGCCGTGGCCGCCGAGATCGCGGTTCAGGCCGTCGACGACGAGCACGTACGGAACTTCCTGCGTACCCTGCGTGAGTTCGGGATCGAGGTCGAGGAGATCGAGAAGACGTTAGTACGTGATGAAGACAGATGCTTGCACTGCACGGCCTGTCACTCCGTGTGTCCTACCGGGGCGATCGAGCTCAAAGGAGTCGAGGTCGAGCTCGACGATGAGGAGTGCATCGTGTGCGGATCCTGTACGGAGATATGCCCCGTAGGTGCTCTCCGCATCGCGTCCAAAGAGGGTGAGCGGGGATGAAGTTCTGGATCCCCCACCCTGGCCATACTTC contains these protein-coding regions:
- a CDS encoding 4Fe-4S dicluster domain-containing protein, which translates into the protein MTEKVRRIVRIKATGDVVRALSRVVEEGLELSILNASVSPDAVAAEIAVQAVDDEHVRNFLRTLREFGIEVEEIEKTLVRDEDRCLHCTACHSVCPTGAIELKGVEVELDDEECIVCGSCTEICPVGALRIASKEGERG